A section of the Lagopus muta isolate bLagMut1 chromosome 17, bLagMut1 primary, whole genome shotgun sequence genome encodes:
- the OGFOD2 gene encoding 2-oxoglutarate and iron-dependent oxygenase domain-containing protein 2 → MPKGRPNSMNNYGVLLNELGMDENFITPLREKYLRPITALLYPDLGGACLDSHKAFVVKYSLHEDLDLSSHYDNAEVTLNVSLGKDFTEGNLYFGDFRQDPSPVPNYIEVEHVGTHGLLHRGGQIHGALPIASGERWNLIIWMRSSAIRNQLCPMCNQKPQLVEAEGFGDGFTETCEEDVPETVDLCSVW, encoded by the exons ATGCCTAAAGGCCGGCCCAACAGCATGAATAACTATGGG GTTTTACTCAATGAGCTGGGGATGGATGAAAATTTCATCACCCCCCTGCGTGAAAAATATCTGCGTCCCATCACAGCCCTGCTTTATCCTGACCTGGGGGGTGCCTGCCTGGACAGCCATAAGGCATTTGTTGTCAAGTACTCACTGCACGAAGATCTGGATCTGAGCTCTCATTATGACAATGCAGAAGTCACCCTAAACGTTTCACTGGGAAAAGACTTCACAGAAGGCAATTTGTACTTTGGGGATTTCAGACAG GATCCTTCCCCTGTGCCAAACTACATAGAGGTGGAACACGTAGGAACCCACGGGCTGTTGCACCGAGGAGGGCAGATCCACGGGGCGCTTCCCATCGCCTCGGGGGAACGCTGGAACCTCATCATTTGGATGAGATCATCAGCCATCCGCAACCAGCTGTGTCCCATGTGCAACCAGAAACCCCAGCTGGTGGAGGCAGAGGGGTTTGGAGACGGGTTCACAGAAACCTGTGAAGAAGACGTGCCTGAGACCGTGGATCTCTGCTCGGTGTGGTAG
- the ARL6IP4 gene encoding ADP-ribosylation factor-like protein 6-interacting protein 4 isoform X1: MARGRSRKRSRSSSSRSPSGSGREKRGVRSGAASPGPRHRPSSAAAREGRKKEGRKKKKRKANASSSDSSSSSCSSSSSSTSSSDSDTRAKRHGKRKRGKHKDKKKKKKKIKKKLKKSKERVKEDRGVSEALPGPSLELWQKELQVDPGPVLTDEQKSRIQAMKPMTKEEWDARQSVIRRVVDPETGRTRLIKGDGEVLEEIVSKERHKEINKVLGLMVGLFCSSRGPHQGKESWQPHGSPSQ, encoded by the exons ATGGCCCGCGGGCGGTCCCGGAAGCGGTCccggagcagcagcagccgcagccCCTCTGGGAGCGGACGGGAGAAGCGCGGCGTGAGGAGCGGTGCGGCCTCCCCGGGTCCCCGGCACCGGCCGAGCTCTGCGGCCGCCAGGGAAG gaaggaagaaggagggtaggaagaaaaaaaagaggaaggcaAATGCTTCGTCCTCTGACAGTTCGTCGTCCTCctgctcctcatcctcctcctccacctcctccagtGACAGTGACACCAGAGCGAAGCGGCACGGCAAAAGGAAGCGAGGGAAAcacaaagacaagaagaagaagaagaagaagataaagaagaaattgaagaaGTCAAAAGAAAGAGTTAAGGAGGACAGAGGTGTGAGTGAGGCACTGCCCGGCCCTTCACTGGAGCTGTGGCAGAAGGAGCTACAGGTCGACCCCGGGCCAG TTTTGACAGATGAGCAGAAGTCCCGAATCCAGGCTATGAAGCCAATGACAAAGGAGGAATGGGACGCGAGGCAGAGCGTTATCAGAAGAGTGGTGGATCCTGAAACAGGGAGAACCAG GCTTATTAAGGGAGATGGAGAAGTGCTGGAGGAAATCGTCAGCAAGGAGAGACACAAGGAGATTAACAAGGTACTGGGGCTGATGGTTGGGTTGTTTTGCTCCTCAAGGGGGCCCCACCAGGGCAAAGAGTCCTGGCAGCCCCACGGAAGCCCCAGCCAGTGA
- the ARL6IP4 gene encoding ADP-ribosylation factor-like protein 6-interacting protein 4 isoform X2: MARGRSRKRSRSSSSRSPSGSGREKRGVRSGAASPGPRHRPSSAAAREGRKKEGRKKKKRKANASSSDSSSSSCSSSSSSTSSSDSDTRAKRHGKRKRGKHKDKKKKKKKIKKKLKKSKERVKEDRGVSEALPGPSLELWQKELQVDPGPVLTDEQKSRIQAMKPMTKEEWDARQSVIRRVVDPETGRTRLIKGDGEVLEEIVSKERHKEINKQATRGDGLAFQVRTGMLQ; this comes from the exons ATGGCCCGCGGGCGGTCCCGGAAGCGGTCccggagcagcagcagccgcagccCCTCTGGGAGCGGACGGGAGAAGCGCGGCGTGAGGAGCGGTGCGGCCTCCCCGGGTCCCCGGCACCGGCCGAGCTCTGCGGCCGCCAGGGAAG gaaggaagaaggagggtaggaagaaaaaaaagaggaaggcaAATGCTTCGTCCTCTGACAGTTCGTCGTCCTCctgctcctcatcctcctcctccacctcctccagtGACAGTGACACCAGAGCGAAGCGGCACGGCAAAAGGAAGCGAGGGAAAcacaaagacaagaagaagaagaagaagaagataaagaagaaattgaagaaGTCAAAAGAAAGAGTTAAGGAGGACAGAGGTGTGAGTGAGGCACTGCCCGGCCCTTCACTGGAGCTGTGGCAGAAGGAGCTACAGGTCGACCCCGGGCCAG TTTTGACAGATGAGCAGAAGTCCCGAATCCAGGCTATGAAGCCAATGACAAAGGAGGAATGGGACGCGAGGCAGAGCGTTATCAGAAGAGTGGTGGATCCTGAAACAGGGAGAACCAG GCTTATTAAGGGAGATGGAGAAGTGCTGGAGGAAATCGTCAGCAAGGAGAGACACAAGGAGATTAACAAG CAAGCCACCCGTGGGGATGGGCTGGCCTTCCAGGTGAGGACGGGGATGCTGCAGTGA